CTAGCAGAGACAGAATTCCAAGGTAGTTGTGCACATCTGAAGACTGGTTTTGCTTCTTTCTGGGAGTGACGAAGTGGTGCTTAAATCAATCAGAGAAGAATGCCAATGGCCTGTACATTTAGGTCTAGCCTTGCAGGTTCTCTAGCTGGATGTTGTTATGGAGTCAGAGATGGGCAGAACTGGAAGGACGGGCCTAGTGAGCCATGTGTTTCCATATCCTTCTGGGTAAGGAATGTGAGGCTCCCATCGGTGAAGAGCTGGCTGATCCTGATCTTCCACTAGGGGGTGCGAGACGCTGGCAGCCGTCTCTGCCTCTGTGCAGAACCCTGGCGCTCCACTTCTGTCTGCAACAAGATTCCAGAGTTTCTAAAACCTGAGCCATGAAACATGGGTCTTGtcccccatctcagcctcccagGGTGAAGCTAAACAGGCACTCCTGCTTTTGAGGTCTAACCATTTGATTTTGTTCCTTTCAGATGGCTTATGTGAAGATGAGACGGATATATATATCCCTGGTGGTCCTGGGAGCCCTTTGTCTGTATTTTAGCCTGGACGGTCTGAGTCCTTTTAAAGGCAAGCCATTGGTTTTCGACAACGAAGGTGGGAACTTCCTTCAGCTCCCAGATATAGACTGCAGGCAGGATGCCCCCTTCCTTGTCCTGCTGGTGACTTCATCCCACGAACAGATGTTTGCCCGCTCGGTCATCCGGAACACGTGGGGGAGAGAAAAGATCGTGGGGGGAAAACGAATAAAAACATTCTTCCTCCTGGGAACCACCCCCAGTAAGGACATGTCGAGAGCAGTGGCCCAGGAGAGCCAGCAATATCGCGATATTATCCAGAAGGACTTCATGGATGTTTATTTCAATCTGACTCTGAAGACCATGATGGGTATGGAGTGGATCTACCGCTTTTGTCCGCAGGCATCTTTCGTGATGAAAACAGACTCTGACGTGTTTGTCAACATCTACTATCTGACTGAACTGCTCCTGAAGAAAAATAGAACAACTCGGTTTTTCACCGGCTTCTTAAAACTAAACGAATACCCAATCAGGAATAGGTACATTAAGTGGTTTGTTAGTGAATTGGAATATCCGTGGGACAAGTACCCGCCCTTTTGCTCCGGCGTTGGCTATGTTTTCTCCAGCGATGTGGCGGGCCAGGTGTACAACGTTGCTGAACGTGTCCCGTTCATTAAACTGGAAGATGTCTTTGTGGGGCTCTGCCTGGAAAAACTGCAAATCAAACTGGAGGAGCTTCACTCCAAGCAGACTTTCTTCCCCGGTGGGTTACCCTTCACCATCTGCCGTTACAAGAAGATCGTGGCCTGCCATTATATCAAGCCTCACAATATGCTGTTGTATTGGCAGGCTCTGGAAAGTTCCCTGGACGAAGAGTGTCCAGATATCTGAAGGGAGCCCAGCGGAACATCTGGACACACAGCAGACAGCCCACGGTGATGGTTTTTGAAAGATCTTGGATGGCACGGCTGAGACTCCTGGGGTAGGGAGGGAGTAAGGAAGGAAGAGGCAGAAGAGTGAGGGTGATATCCTGGAGGCTTCCCAATCTAAACCTGAATGCCACCGCTGATGAATCCCCATTTGGTGCCCCAAGCCATAACAAATACTCTCTCTCGAGTTCCTACCCTGTTGCACTAAGTGACGTACGCCTGCGCTGTCTCACGTCGGGTCAGCATCCGTATGGAGGGGTGGATGTTAGCACCCCATCTCACACACAAGGAAACAGCAGCTTAGAGAAGCGCGCGGGCCTGTCCCAAGGACTACAGCCAGCAGACACTGGAGCAGGGATGAGAGCCCACCTCTCAGCCCACCGCCTCAGTCCACCCCTGCGTGCTGCCTCTTGGGAGAGGACGGTGGTGAGGGAGGCTCAGAGGGAAGCCTTGCTGCTGGCATCTGTCAGTCCCTTGCTCGAGTCCCCTCCTCCTCAGATCCCATTCCTGTGCTTTTTAGTGCAGAGACTGGGGTGCACCAATGCGCCCCCAGCTCCCTTTGTTCACTGCAGTGGGTCTGGCTGGCCTGAGACCGTGTTAGCAGCTTGGCCCTCAACTCACTGCAAAGCACGTGCCAGAAGACACCTCCACAGCGGCTGCAGCTCAGCCCCCAAGAAACACCCAGCTCGAGACAGCAATCAGCCTTTAAAGATTTGGCTCAGAAATCTCTGTGAAGCTCGGCCCATGGTACAGACTCGTTGGCCACTCTGCTGAGCGTGGGACCCCGAGAGCATGGCATTTCCCCCCAGCCATCTGCGGCAACCCCGCCTGTTGGCTCCACATGCCCTTGGTCTGCACGTCAGGTCTCCAAGTGCAAACTGGAAGGCAGTTGGATGCAAGGCTTCGTCTGTGAAGGATGCTGGGAGCTTTTCTGGGAATTTGGGTGGATTTAACTCAAGACACTCTTAAGAACCCCCTGGGACGCTGAGCACTGAACTGAGTCCTGGTCAAGGGAGCGTCTTCCTGGGTCCGTTTCCTAAATctgaccccagctcagcttctgTGAACTTCTCAGATGGCCAGGGAACAGCTGACTTTTGTGGTGCGGAGTTAAACCTTCAATATTCTTCTGGTGGTTTGGAAGAACCCTGTTCCGCAGGGTTGGGTGGCAatgaagcacttttttttttttgccaggttCTTTGCCCGTTCAGTCACTGTCACATGACCCGCAGAGCCATCTTGCTCCCGGTCATTGAGATGAACGGTTCTTACTTTCTACTTTACGGAACTGGATGTTAGCAGCCTGCAAAGCCAAGACCTCACGTGGCTGTGAAACTTACAAAAGTTGGGCGAACCTCTTACCTGAACTCAGAAAGAGATGTTCGCTGCAAAGTGGTCGTGGCCGTGTTAAATGGCAAAATGGCATCTTATTTTGCACAGTGTTTCTCGCATCTGGATGGAGCTGCTTCTTGGCAGATGTGTTTTCTTATCCTGGCTGCTCTGAACGTGCTGGGTCATGTTCAGAAAAGCCACCTTCTCAGGTGGGAAATCAGGGACTGAACTTGTGTTTTGAAGCCTGGATTTTGCCAGGGTGGATCCCTCGGTCCCGTAGGATGGGCTGTCTCTCAACGGTGGTCTTTGAGGGTGAAGCAGTTTGTCTGGCAGTCCAGCCCTTGTCTGGTGTGCGTGTTCATGTGGCCACCAAGCTGGGTGGGTGAGTGTGGCTGACTCAGGATCTGGTCTTCTCAGCATCCACCCAAAGCCCTCGGCCGTAGGGGTccatgagcacaggctcagcTCCACCGAGAGCCTGTCTGCGTTCTTAAAGGGCTTTCTGCAAAACACATTCGGCCCCCTGCACCCCCCGCCGACTCTATTTCTTTATGTAATGAAGACCTTTTCTTCtcgagggaaaaaaatgtttcgtGACTGTAGACCTCGAAGGGACCATCGAGCTCATTTGGTCCTGCCTTTATGTAGGATGAAAATAAAGCTCGAAGAGACCCGGAGGCTTGCCCAAGACTTTGCCCGAGACTTCACAGCTTGTTTGTTGTGGAATGCAGGTTCCAGCCAGAGCTGTATTCCGTGATGCCGTCTTGCCTGGGTGAGAGTGAGAAACCGTGAAAGTGTGAATTAGGAGGCGAAGCGATGCTTTTCCAATAACACCCAAAGTGAGTTTCAAAGTGGGATTGGAGAGGAGCCAGGCTGGTGATGCAGTGGCTTCACTCACAGGCATCCAGGGACGAATGATGCTGATGGCAAAGGCTATTTGCTGGGCACTGAGATAagggctt
Above is a window of Eschrichtius robustus isolate mEscRob2 chromosome 6, mEscRob2.pri, whole genome shotgun sequence DNA encoding:
- the B3GALT5 gene encoding beta-1,3-galactosyltransferase 5 is translated as MAYVKMRRIYISLVVLGALCLYFSLDGLSPFKGKPLVFDNEGGNFLQLPDIDCRQDAPFLVLLVTSSHEQMFARSVIRNTWGREKIVGGKRIKTFFLLGTTPSKDMSRAVAQESQQYRDIIQKDFMDVYFNLTLKTMMGMEWIYRFCPQASFVMKTDSDVFVNIYYLTELLLKKNRTTRFFTGFLKLNEYPIRNRYIKWFVSELEYPWDKYPPFCSGVGYVFSSDVAGQVYNVAERVPFIKLEDVFVGLCLEKLQIKLEELHSKQTFFPGGLPFTICRYKKIVACHYIKPHNMLLYWQALESSLDEECPDI